The Flavobacterium jumunjinense genome includes a region encoding these proteins:
- a CDS encoding Glu/Leu/Phe/Val family dehydrogenase — protein MNNIKILEVKKQKTMLDNVLEQFNKTADSMNLNANIRKILSITNNEIIIHFPVKMDNGNVEIFTGYRVQHNNALGPYKGGLRYHPTVDVNDAKALAMWMTWKTSLAGLPYGGAKGGIQIDPRNYSLSELERITRRFTFALGDNIGAEYDIPAPDVNTNEQTMAWMADTFMSTKSPNERSNHKHVVTGKPIGSGGLEGRDRATGFGVYLTLRLLFEDKNETLKGKKFIVQGFGNVGYWASHFLNNDGAILIATQDAHATLINNEGISVEDLYEHCKPRKGSTKGFEGATEMNPDAFFGLECDFIIPAALGNQITEANADKIKAKVIAEGANGPINNEAERILLDNNVTIIPDILCNSGGVIGSYFEWLQNRNGELWPLDEVMFKIERKMTVNFRRVEKLATTNKVDWRTAAYTIAISRIETAYVERGIFP, from the coding sequence ATGAATAATATAAAAATTTTAGAAGTAAAAAAGCAAAAAACAATGCTCGATAATGTTTTGGAACAATTTAATAAAACTGCAGATTCCATGAATCTTAATGCAAATATTAGAAAAATATTATCTATTACAAATAATGAAATAATCATTCATTTCCCTGTAAAAATGGACAACGGAAATGTTGAAATTTTTACAGGTTATAGAGTTCAACATAATAATGCATTAGGGCCATACAAAGGAGGCTTAAGATATCACCCAACTGTAGATGTAAATGATGCAAAAGCTTTAGCAATGTGGATGACATGGAAAACTTCTTTAGCAGGACTACCCTATGGTGGTGCAAAAGGTGGTATTCAAATAGACCCAAGAAACTACTCTCTATCTGAACTTGAAAGAATCACAAGACGATTTACTTTTGCATTAGGAGATAATATTGGAGCAGAATATGATATTCCTGCACCAGATGTAAACACGAACGAGCAAACAATGGCTTGGATGGCAGACACATTTATGTCTACAAAATCCCCCAACGAAAGATCAAACCATAAACACGTTGTAACCGGAAAGCCTATTGGAAGTGGTGGACTTGAAGGTAGAGACAGAGCTACTGGTTTTGGAGTATACTTAACCCTTAGATTGTTGTTTGAAGACAAAAATGAGACTTTAAAAGGTAAAAAATTCATTGTACAAGGTTTTGGAAATGTTGGATATTGGGCTTCCCATTTTCTAAATAATGATGGAGCTATTTTAATCGCAACACAAGACGCTCACGCTACTCTAATTAATAATGAAGGAATCTCCGTTGAAGATTTATACGAGCATTGTAAACCTAGAAAAGGCTCAACAAAAGGATTTGAAGGTGCAACAGAAATGAATCCTGATGCCTTTTTTGGATTAGAATGTGACTTCATTATTCCTGCCGCTTTAGGAAATCAAATTACAGAAGCCAATGCTGATAAAATCAAGGCTAAAGTTATTGCTGAAGGAGCAAACGGACCAATTAACAACGAAGCAGAACGAATATTACTAGACAACAATGTTACTATAATCCCTGATATTTTATGTAATTCTGGTGGCGTGATTGGTAGTTATTTTGAATGGCTTCAAAATAGAAATGGAGAATTATGGCCATTAGATGAAGTAATGTTCAAAATTGAAAGAAAAATGACAGTAAACTTCAGAAGAGTAGAGAAGCTAGCTACTACAAATAAAGTTGATTGGAGAACTGCAGCATATACAATTGCTATTAGTCGCATTGAAACTGCATATGTTGAAAGAGGAATTTTTCCATAA
- the ruvB gene encoding Holliday junction branch migration DNA helicase RuvB: MNENLDPNKERFTPQDLDIEKALRPLSFDDFAGQDHVLDNLKVFVEAANQRGEALDHSLFHGPPGLGKTTLANILANELGVGIKITSGPVLDKPGDLAGLLTNLEERDVLFIDEIHRLSPIVEEYLYSAMEDYKIDIMIESGPNARTVQIHLNPFTLVGATTRSGLLTAPMRARFGIQSRLQYYNTELLATIIERSATILKVEIDIQAAIEIAGRSRGTPRIANALLRRVRDFAQIKGNGRIDIEITRYALKALNVDANGLDEMDNKILLTIIDKFKGGPVGLTTLATAVSENGETIEEVYEPFLIQEGFIMRTPRGREVTEKAYKHLGKVKANIQGGLF, from the coding sequence ATGAATGAAAATTTAGACCCTAATAAAGAAAGATTTACTCCTCAAGACTTAGATATTGAAAAGGCATTGCGTCCATTAAGTTTTGATGATTTTGCTGGGCAAGATCATGTATTAGATAATTTGAAAGTTTTTGTTGAAGCAGCCAATCAAAGAGGTGAAGCTTTAGATCATTCGTTATTTCATGGGCCTCCTGGTTTAGGAAAAACTACTTTAGCAAATATCTTAGCTAATGAGTTAGGTGTTGGTATTAAAATCACTTCAGGACCTGTACTGGATAAACCTGGAGATTTAGCAGGTTTACTTACAAATTTAGAAGAAAGAGATGTCCTTTTTATTGATGAAATTCACCGTTTGAGTCCTATTGTTGAAGAGTACTTGTATTCAGCAATGGAAGATTATAAAATAGATATTATGATTGAAAGTGGTCCAAATGCAAGGACTGTTCAAATTCACTTAAATCCATTTACTCTTGTTGGTGCAACTACACGTTCTGGTCTGTTAACAGCTCCTATGCGTGCTCGTTTTGGTATTCAGAGTAGATTACAATATTATAATACTGAACTGCTTGCTACAATTATTGAGCGTAGTGCTACAATTTTAAAAGTAGAAATTGATATACAGGCTGCTATTGAAATTGCTGGTAGAAGTAGAGGTACTCCTCGTATTGCAAATGCTTTATTAAGACGTGTTCGTGATTTTGCGCAAATAAAAGGAAATGGGAGAATTGATATCGAAATTACACGTTATGCATTAAAAGCTTTAAATGTAGATGCAAATGGATTGGATGAAATGGATAACAAAATTCTTTTGACTATTATAGATAAATTTAAAGGAGGACCTGTTGGGTTAACTACTTTAGCTACTGCAGTTTCTGAAAATGGTGAAACAATTGAAGAAGTTTATGAACCTTTTTTAATTCAAGAAGGTTTCATAATGAGAACTCCAAGAGGAAGAGAAGTTACTGAAAAAGCATATAAACATTTAGGAAAAGTAAAAGCAAATATTCAAGGAGGTTTGTTTTAA
- a CDS encoding cytochrome c oxidase subunit II, producing MTSLLIFLVLVLIGIAIWQLTKIFDLTQVGVDSENSEVANDKDNAVNGYLMFAFVGFIYIFTIYSVVKWGDLVLGTPASEHGADVDNLMNISLVLIFFVQTITQFLLHFFTFKYRGRKGQKALYFADNNKLEAIWTIIPVIVLAGLILYGLYTWNEIMYYEEEEDVIYVELYAKQFGWEARYAGEDNTLGKANVRYIEGINTLGVDLADPAAQDDKVVTELHLPKGKKVVFKMRSQDVLHSAYMPHFRAQMNCVPGMVTQFAFIPTVTTVEMREDEAIKFKVDKINKIRAKKSIELAANGEEALDPYTFDYLLLCNKICGASHYNMQMKIVVDTPEDFKKWLNEKPTLSSQWKEANAPAPEPVPVVVPVETVVDTTKVLAQVIK from the coding sequence ATGACAAGTTTATTGATATTCTTAGTTTTAGTTTTAATTGGAATTGCTATATGGCAATTAACTAAAATTTTCGATTTAACTCAAGTAGGTGTAGATTCAGAAAATTCTGAAGTTGCAAACGATAAGGATAATGCAGTTAATGGCTATTTAATGTTTGCCTTTGTTGGGTTTATCTATATATTTACAATATATTCTGTTGTAAAATGGGGAGATTTAGTATTAGGTACTCCAGCTTCAGAACACGGTGCAGATGTAGATAATTTAATGAACATTTCACTTGTTTTAATATTCTTCGTTCAGACGATAACTCAATTTTTATTACACTTCTTTACTTTTAAATATAGAGGAAGAAAAGGGCAAAAAGCTTTATATTTTGCAGATAATAATAAATTAGAAGCTATTTGGACTATTATCCCAGTAATTGTTCTTGCGGGTTTAATCCTTTATGGATTGTATACTTGGAATGAAATTATGTACTATGAGGAAGAAGAAGATGTTATCTATGTAGAATTGTACGCAAAACAATTCGGTTGGGAAGCTAGATATGCAGGAGAAGATAATACTTTAGGTAAAGCTAATGTTAGATATATTGAAGGAATTAATACTTTAGGTGTTGATTTAGCAGATCCTGCTGCTCAAGACGATAAAGTTGTTACTGAATTGCATTTACCGAAAGGGAAGAAGGTTGTTTTTAAAATGCGTTCACAAGATGTATTACACTCAGCTTATATGCCTCATTTTAGAGCACAAATGAACTGTGTTCCAGGTATGGTAACTCAATTTGCTTTTATTCCAACGGTTACAACTGTTGAGATGAGAGAAGATGAAGCAATCAAATTTAAAGTAGATAAAATTAATAAGATTAGAGCTAAGAAGAGTATTGAATTAGCTGCTAATGGAGAAGAAGCTTTAGATCCATATACATTTGATTACTTACTATTATGTAATAAAATTTGTGGTGCATCTCACTATAACATGCAAATGAAAATTGTAGTTGATACACCAGAGGATTTCAAAAAATGGTTGAATGAAAAGCCAACATTGTCATCACAATGGAAGGAAGCTAATGCACCAGCTCCTGAACCAGTACCAGTTGTTGTTCCAGTTGAAACAGTTGTTGATACTACTAAGGTTTTAGCTCAAGTTATAAAATAG
- a CDS encoding cytochrome c oxidase subunit I, which yields MSAHEHGHHKETFITKYIFSLDHKMIAKQYLITGLLMGIIGVLLSIFFRMQIAWPGESFGLFKFFLGENFAPGGVMKNDIYLALVTIHGTIMVFFVLTAGLSGTFSNLLIPLQIGARDMASGFMNMLSYWMFFLSSVIMVGSLFIESGPASAGWTIYPPLSALPQAIPGSGLGMTLWLVSMAIFIASSLMGSLNYVVTVINLRTKGMTMTRLPLTIWAFFVTAIIGVVSFPVLFSAALLLIFDRSFGTSFFLSDIFIQGEVLHYQGGSPVLFEHLFWFLGHPEVYIVLLPALGITSEIIATNSRKPIFGYRAMIMSILAIAFLSTIVWGHHMFISGMNPFLGSVFTFTTLLIAIPSAVKAFNYITTLWKGNLQLNPAMLFSIGLVSTFITGGLTGIILGDSTLDINVHDTYFVVAHFHLVMGISALYGFFAGVYHWFPKMFGKMMNKTLGYVHFWVTAVCAYGVFFPMHFIGMAGLPRRYYTNSAFPLFDELADVNVLITIFAIVGAAFQVVFFWNFFYSMFYGKKAPQNPWRSNTLEWTTPVEHIHGNWPGEIPEVHRWPYDYSKPGHDEDFVLQTVPMKDGEEELHH from the coding sequence ATGTCAGCACACGAACACGGTCATCATAAAGAAACATTTATAACTAAATATATTTTTAGTTTAGATCATAAGATGATTGCTAAGCAATACCTTATTACAGGTTTATTAATGGGAATTATAGGAGTTTTATTATCTATTTTTTTCCGTATGCAAATTGCTTGGCCAGGAGAATCTTTTGGTTTATTTAAATTTTTCTTAGGAGAAAATTTTGCACCAGGAGGTGTAATGAAAAATGATATTTACCTTGCATTGGTAACAATACATGGTACAATCATGGTATTCTTTGTATTAACAGCTGGTTTAAGTGGAACTTTTAGTAACCTGCTTATTCCTTTACAGATTGGAGCAAGAGATATGGCTTCTGGATTCATGAATATGTTATCATATTGGATGTTCTTTTTGTCTTCTGTTATTATGGTAGGATCGTTATTTATTGAATCTGGACCAGCTTCCGCAGGTTGGACAATTTATCCACCTTTAAGTGCTTTGCCTCAAGCAATCCCTGGATCTGGTTTAGGAATGACTTTATGGTTAGTTTCTATGGCTATTTTCATTGCTTCTTCTTTAATGGGTTCATTGAATTATGTTGTTACAGTTATTAACTTGAGAACAAAAGGTATGACAATGACAAGATTACCATTAACAATTTGGGCATTTTTTGTAACAGCAATTATTGGTGTTGTATCTTTCCCTGTATTGTTCTCAGCTGCATTATTATTAATTTTCGATAGAAGTTTTGGAACATCATTCTTCTTATCTGATATATTTATTCAAGGTGAAGTTCTACATTATCAAGGTGGTTCTCCTGTTTTATTTGAGCACTTGTTTTGGTTCTTAGGTCATCCTGAGGTTTATATTGTATTATTACCAGCATTAGGTATTACATCTGAAATTATTGCAACTAACTCTAGAAAACCAATTTTTGGTTATAGAGCTATGATTATGTCAATTCTTGCTATTGCATTTTTATCAACAATTGTTTGGGGTCACCATATGTTTATTTCAGGAATGAATCCTTTCTTAGGTTCGGTATTTACATTTACAACATTATTAATTGCTATACCTTCTGCTGTTAAAGCGTTTAATTATATTACTACGTTGTGGAAAGGTAACTTGCAATTAAATCCTGCAATGTTATTCTCTATTGGATTAGTTTCTACTTTCATTACTGGAGGTTTAACAGGAATTATTCTTGGGGATAGTACATTAGATATTAACGTTCACGATACATATTTCGTTGTAGCTCACTTCCATTTAGTAATGGGTATTTCTGCACTTTATGGATTCTTTGCCGGTGTTTACCATTGGTTTCCAAAAATGTTCGGTAAAATGATGAATAAAACTTTAGGTTACGTTCACTTCTGGGTTACTGCAGTTTGTGCTTATGGAGTTTTCTTCCCAATGCACTTTATCGGTATGGCAGGTTTACCAAGACGTTATTATACAAATTCAGCTTTTCCATTATTTGATGAATTAGCAGATGTAAATGTATTAATTACAATATTTGCTATTGTTGGTGCTGCTTTTCAAGTTGTTTTCTTCTGGAACTTCTTCTATAGTATGTTCTATGGTAAGAAAGCACCTCAGAATCCTTGGAGATCAAATACTCTTGAATGGACTACACCTGTTGAGCATATTCATGGTAACTGGCCTGGAGAAATTCCAGAAGTACACCGTTGGCCTTACGATTATAGTAAACCAGGTCATGATGAAGATTTTGTTCTACAGACTGTACCAATGAAAGATGGTGAAGAAGAATTACATCACTAA
- a CDS encoding T9SS type B sorting domain-containing protein, which yields MKKYIYLLAILHVAVFGFAQNLPNDCVNYIQACDNQNVSFNVSGSGVQEIVPESCESSEHNSLWMRVTIDQPGTLGFTIIPQSTDINEDYDFWVFGPVSDCANLGAPIRCSTTNPVASGQTNNHTGLNAISIDTSEGPGAAGNGFVKQLIVLPGQSYFVVIDRPIGNSPFSLNWSGSATILNPFENINFPNFPDVILCDEGADNSEPYDFSILDTATLTGLSGFFITYHASMQDASLNANPITGLANLNQGTYYARIASTTAQCTEIKTVNLIFDNITTNDVVKTVCEGEITSAIDYDLSSHNNEIYTGIQIVTYKYFTTLTDANNSTAEILNWQNRSLPIGTNTFYVRTEKGTCFDISELTINVVERPVINSLIELKQCDDDTDGFSAFNLTEANSLIVGNTAGLTIDYFLSITDAENNTNAISNTTSFINQTVSTQTIYYRVINGNNCFRPGQLNLVVSATQIPATFTPIVFTKCDATFGTNNDGIAEFDFSGVEASIASLFTGQIVSVTFYENLADALAETNSISLVSASNYTNVNSPNIQDIYVRVDSDLNNDCVGLGKYVSLQVENQPIVDPVVIRACDDNNDGSFDFDTTNIETQILNGLTNVTVTYTDAASVNYTTLPNPYPSTNQIVTITLTNNTTDACSYTTTLEFIVDEVPTATAVPSNLLIACDNETDPLLQDGLVEFDTSNFENLIIGSQTNVLVEYYDASNNLLNSFIGNFRTNTQNITAKVINANNTNCFNTTILSFVVHPKPNIYIQGEDEIICRDNSSDFEILNAGLVDETTINNYTYQWYLNNQAIAGANQYTLTVTEIGEYKVEVINANSCISTRNISVKPSNIAIINTIEVVDLVDSNTITVLVTGDGDYLYSLDGFNYQESNVFENVQAGIQTVYVYDNNGCGITSDLITVLSIPKYFTPNGDGINDSWNVKGFDDRFSESTSISIFDRYGKLIKEISSSSEGWNGTFNGEKMPSSDYWYTIKLHDGRVKKGHFTLKR from the coding sequence GTGAAAAAATACATCTACTTATTAGCCATATTACATGTAGCCGTTTTTGGTTTCGCTCAAAATTTACCAAACGATTGTGTTAATTATATACAAGCTTGTGATAATCAGAATGTCTCTTTTAATGTTTCGGGTTCGGGTGTGCAAGAAATTGTTCCAGAATCTTGTGAGAGTAGTGAACATAATTCTCTTTGGATGCGTGTAACAATTGACCAGCCTGGGACATTAGGTTTTACAATTATTCCTCAAAGTACAGATATTAATGAAGATTATGATTTTTGGGTCTTTGGACCTGTGTCTGATTGTGCAAATTTAGGCGCTCCTATTCGCTGTTCAACTACTAATCCTGTTGCGTCAGGACAAACGAATAATCATACGGGATTAAATGCAATTTCTATCGATACAAGTGAAGGGCCTGGAGCTGCAGGTAATGGATTTGTGAAACAACTGATTGTTTTGCCTGGGCAAAGTTATTTTGTAGTTATTGATAGACCAATTGGAAACTCTCCGTTTTCATTAAATTGGTCAGGTTCTGCAACAATTTTAAATCCGTTTGAGAATATTAATTTTCCTAATTTTCCAGATGTAATACTTTGTGATGAGGGAGCAGATAATTCTGAACCTTATGATTTTTCTATTTTGGATACGGCTACTTTAACTGGGCTTTCAGGCTTTTTTATTACGTATCACGCTTCTATGCAAGATGCGTCTTTAAATGCAAATCCAATTACAGGTTTAGCTAATTTAAATCAAGGGACATATTATGCAAGAATTGCTTCTACCACTGCACAGTGTACAGAAATTAAAACAGTCAATCTAATTTTTGATAATATAACAACGAATGATGTTGTAAAAACGGTTTGTGAAGGTGAGATTACAAGTGCAATAGATTACGATTTGAGTAGTCATAATAATGAAATTTATACAGGAATTCAAATAGTAACTTATAAGTACTTTACAACATTAACCGATGCGAATAATAGTACAGCCGAAATATTGAATTGGCAAAATAGAAGTTTACCAATAGGAACAAATACTTTTTATGTTCGTACAGAAAAGGGAACATGTTTTGATATTTCTGAGTTAACAATAAATGTAGTTGAAAGACCTGTTATAAATAGCCTAATAGAGTTAAAACAGTGTGACGACGATACTGATGGATTTAGTGCTTTTAATTTAACAGAAGCAAATTCACTAATTGTAGGAAATACGGCGGGACTAACAATTGATTATTTTTTAAGTATAACAGACGCAGAAAATAATACTAACGCAATTTCAAACACTACTTCTTTTATTAATCAAACAGTAAGCACACAAACAATTTATTATAGAGTTATTAATGGAAACAATTGTTTTAGACCTGGGCAATTAAATCTAGTTGTTTCGGCGACTCAAATTCCTGCAACTTTTACTCCAATAGTTTTCACAAAGTGCGATGCGACTTTTGGAACCAATAATGATGGTATAGCTGAGTTTGATTTTAGTGGTGTAGAAGCTTCCATTGCATCTTTATTTACAGGTCAAATTGTAAGTGTTACTTTTTATGAGAATTTAGCCGATGCTTTAGCAGAAACCAATTCGATTTCTTTAGTAAGTGCATCTAATTATACTAATGTGAATTCGCCAAATATTCAAGATATTTATGTAAGAGTAGATAGCGATTTAAACAATGATTGCGTTGGATTGGGAAAGTATGTAAGTCTACAAGTAGAAAATCAGCCTATTGTTGATCCTGTTGTAATAAGAGCATGTGATGACAACAATGATGGAAGTTTTGATTTTGACACAACAAATATCGAAACTCAAATTTTAAACGGTTTAACCAATGTTACGGTTACTTATACAGATGCAGCTAGTGTGAATTATACAACATTGCCAAATCCGTATCCTTCAACAAATCAAATAGTAACAATTACTTTAACAAATAATACAACAGATGCATGTTCATATACAACTACTTTAGAATTTATTGTTGATGAAGTACCAACTGCAACTGCTGTTCCGTCAAATTTATTGATTGCTTGTGATAATGAAACAGATCCATTATTACAAGATGGATTGGTAGAATTTGATACCTCAAATTTTGAAAATTTAATTATCGGTTCGCAAACAAATGTTCTTGTAGAATATTACGATGCAAGTAATAATTTGTTGAATTCTTTTATAGGGAATTTCAGAACAAATACGCAAAATATAACAGCTAAGGTTATTAATGCCAATAATACAAATTGCTTCAATACAACTATATTGTCATTTGTTGTACATCCAAAACCAAATATTTATATTCAAGGAGAAGATGAAATTATTTGTAGAGATAATAGTTCGGATTTTGAGATTTTAAATGCTGGTTTGGTTGATGAAACCACGATTAATAATTATACCTATCAATGGTATTTGAATAATCAAGCGATTGCAGGGGCAAATCAATATACTCTTACTGTTACAGAAATTGGAGAATATAAAGTAGAAGTTATTAATGCTAATTCATGTATCAGTACAAGAAATATTTCGGTAAAGCCATCTAATATTGCGATAATTAATACTATTGAAGTTGTAGATTTAGTGGATTCTAATACGATTACGGTTTTAGTCACTGGAGATGGTGACTATTTATATAGTTTAGACGGTTTTAATTATCAAGAGAGTAATGTTTTTGAAAATGTTCAAGCAGGAATTCAAACGGTATATGTTTATGATAACAATGGTTGTGGTATAACATCAGATTTGATTACAGTACTTTCAATTCCTAAGTATTTCACACCAAATGGAGATGGAATCAATGATTCTTGGAATGTGAAAGGATTTGATGATAGGTTTTCCGAAAGTACATCTATTTCTATATTTGATAGATATGGGAAATTAATAAAAGAAATATCTTCTTCATCTGAAGGTTGGAATGGTACATTTAATGGAGAAAAAATGCCGTCATCCGATTATTGGTACACAATAAAACTGCATGATGGAAGAGTAAAAAAAGGACATTTTACTTTAAAACGATAG
- a CDS encoding cytochrome P450 — MSHKKNIPEVSFLRFIKHSVAILKNPLPFHNANFNLLGDIFRLKIGLGKSVIFCRDAGLLSYVLQKNQKNYTKSKIQTQDLAKYIGKGLLTSEGEKWKKQRKLIQPAFHKSQLALLLDTIQSTILFELDKITTDKPIDIFPIFNDLAFQTVVKSLFNSGVNDADVSKLQDVTEITQEMLVKELRQPYLGWWFKISGEIEKHIKLTNDSRDILRKLVRERKKTNTKSNDLLDMLLDARYEDGEVMEEDQLLDEILILFAAGHETTSNALTFTCELLARNPVAQEKILEETKRIKNESSDLKHLLKNAVYTKQTIEEAMRLYPPAYFIDRVNIDNDEFEGISLPKDSNLLFSVYEIHRHPDFWDRPNEFIPERFSDETIKFSKNYFPFGAGQRMCVGNNFAMYEMILTIANLVERYQILEKKTPIEIKPLITLKPLNAILEFKSRN; from the coding sequence ATGAGTCATAAAAAAAACATTCCTGAGGTATCTTTTCTTCGCTTTATAAAACATTCTGTAGCAATTCTTAAAAATCCGTTGCCATTTCACAATGCTAATTTTAACTTACTTGGCGACATTTTTAGATTAAAAATTGGTTTAGGGAAATCTGTTATTTTTTGTAGAGATGCAGGTTTGTTAAGCTATGTGTTACAGAAAAATCAAAAAAATTATACTAAATCAAAAATTCAAACACAAGATTTAGCTAAATATATTGGTAAAGGACTTTTAACTTCGGAAGGAGAAAAATGGAAAAAGCAGCGAAAGTTAATTCAACCTGCTTTTCATAAAAGTCAGTTAGCACTTTTGTTGGATACAATTCAATCTACAATTCTATTTGAATTAGATAAAATTACTACAGATAAGCCAATTGATATTTTTCCAATTTTTAATGATTTAGCATTTCAGACTGTAGTTAAGTCACTATTTAATTCGGGCGTTAATGATGCTGATGTTTCAAAGCTTCAGGATGTAACAGAGATTACGCAAGAAATGCTAGTTAAAGAATTAAGACAGCCTTATTTAGGCTGGTGGTTTAAAATTTCTGGGGAGATTGAAAAGCATATTAAGTTGACTAATGATTCTCGTGATATTCTTAGAAAATTAGTAAGAGAGCGTAAGAAAACAAATACTAAGTCTAATGATTTATTAGACATGCTTCTAGATGCTCGTTATGAAGATGGTGAAGTAATGGAAGAAGATCAGTTGTTAGATGAAATCCTGATTTTATTTGCTGCAGGACATGAAACCACATCGAATGCATTGACGTTTACTTGTGAGTTATTGGCTAGAAATCCAGTTGCCCAAGAAAAAATTTTAGAAGAAACTAAACGAATTAAGAATGAGTCTTCTGATTTAAAGCATTTGTTAAAGAATGCTGTTTATACAAAGCAAACCATAGAAGAAGCAATGCGATTATATCCTCCAGCTTACTTTATAGATAGAGTGAATATAGATAATGACGAATTTGAAGGTATAAGTTTGCCTAAAGATTCAAACCTCCTTTTTTCAGTTTATGAAATCCACCGTCATCCCGATTTTTGGGATAGGCCAAATGAGTTTATTCCTGAACGTTTTTCAGATGAAACTATAAAGTTCTCAAAAAATTATTTTCCTTTTGGTGCAGGACAGCGTATGTGTGTTGGTAATAATTTTGCCATGTATGAAATGATTTTAACGATTGCAAATCTTGTTGAACGTTATCAAATTCTTGAAAAGAAGACTCCAATAGAGATTAAACCGTTAATCACATTAAAACCTTTAAATGCTATATTAGAATTTAAGAGTCGTAATTAA
- a CDS encoding GreA/GreB family elongation factor has translation MKYETIIIDRRELETLKQLFSNSHNKYDKTYRLSFEKLVNELKDAKIMDNTELPEDIIRFNSIVTIKTAFNEQRTYQIVTPEKSDLANNKISVLAPMGLALFGYAQNDTIDWQFPTGINTIEIIKVKNSKTL, from the coding sequence ATGAAATACGAAACAATAATTATTGATCGAAGAGAACTTGAAACTTTAAAGCAACTTTTTTCAAACTCTCATAATAAATATGATAAAACATATCGATTATCTTTTGAGAAATTAGTTAACGAACTAAAAGATGCGAAAATAATGGACAACACAGAATTACCCGAAGATATTATTCGATTTAATTCTATTGTAACCATCAAAACTGCGTTTAATGAACAAAGAACATATCAAATTGTTACTCCAGAGAAAAGCGACCTAGCTAATAATAAAATATCTGTATTAGCACCAATGGGACTTGCCCTTTTTGGTTATGCTCAAAACGACACAATAGATTGGCAGTTTCCAACAGGTATAAATACTATAGAAATAATAAAAGTTAAAAATTCAAAAACATTATAA